The genomic DNA AAGTCGAGCTGAAACTGGAGGCGGCTCTGGGCCTGGTCTCCTGAACGGGAAATCTGGGGGCTACGGAGGGCGGTTAGTGCCACTATGGCAGCGCATTTGTACTTTGCAGCATAACGATGAATTGGTCTTATTTGATAGATGAGATGAGGGACGTAGCTTTGTTTGAGATTGATAGCTGAGTATTGTGTGGTATCCGGCTTCCTTTGCTCTGGTTACTGTACTACTTGCTCTTTGACTCGGAGCGGTTACGGAGTACAGAACAGTATGTAGAAGCATGGCCCTTGCGCCAGGATAGGGCATGAATCTGACACCATTCATTTCCCCATCATATCATTAGGAGAATTATTTAATGAAGTAACCATCGTCTGCTCGGAACTAGTCTTCCATTCTCAGAGTACTTTCATTTTCGGAGCAAAGGCATACTCCAACCGATATACTCCGGATTAATCCTATCCCGAAAGCACCGAATTTTGGCGATAACCGCACCGGCCATCATGACGGCCCTCCACATTTCCATTCAGGCTCAATCCCACGCCTTCGAGCTATCATTCTTCGAAAATGGTGGACTCTTCCAATTCTGCCCTGGCAGCCGGCCAGGCTCAGTCGAAGCCGGCTCCTAAAGCACAAAATCCAGCCATGAGGATGCTCGGTATGACCCGGCGGACTTTTCTTTGATACATATAGAAGGCTAATGGACTATGCTACAGGAATGCCCAATTTCCGCTTCAAGTTGCCTTCTCGGAATTGGATGATATTCCTCACTGTCACTGGTTCCTTCACCGCCGCTCTCCTCTACGACCGCCGGGAGAGAAAGCGCTCCCAGCAAAAATGGTGCGATTTGGTGGCTCACCTTTCCAAGGAGACTCTTCCCATTGAGCAGACACGGCGCAAGTTGACAATCTACCTGGCCGCCCCTCCGGGTGATGGTCTTCGAATTGCGCGGGATCACTTCCGCGAGTATGTGAAACCGATTCTGGTGGCGGCCGCGCTGGACTACCAGGTTATCGAGGGTCGACGGGAAGGCGACATTCGTGCGGGCACAGCGGAGAATATCCGGAAATTGAGACGGAAGGCTGGCGAACCGAGCAGTGTGGTGGAAGAGCAAAGCACTGAACAGATCATTGCCGCAGCAAGGCAGAGTATGGGGGTTTACGAGGAACCTGGTCCACAGGGTGACATCGTGATTGGACGGCATACATGGAAGGAATATATCCGTGGTCTCCACGAAGGGTGGTTGGGACCGCTTGATCCTCCACAGCCGCCTGCGCCGGTGGAAGAGGTTACTAACCTCCAAAATAACCCCGAAACTACCCCCGCAGAATCTCCTGAGAAGGAGGGCGAACAAGCCCCCGAGAgtaaagagaaggaagaggaaaaggaaaaggcgaaAAAGAAACCGGCAGGCCCGGCTCCAGCATACATTGCTCCCGCCGATTACCCGTCCCGAGCCCTTCCTCCCACTCTCCCAGAGTCCTTTGACGGCTCTGTCCCAATCGCGTTCCCGCACCTCCTGGGCTTCCTGAACACCCCGATCCGACTGTATAGGTATCTCAACCGACGTCATCTCGCGGAAGACATCGGCCGCGAGGTCGCCGGTGCCGTCCTCGCCTCCTACACCAGGCCCTACCACGACGACATCATGCCCTCAGACTCCGAATCCGTGACCACAACCCCCACGTCTATCCCTGGCCATGATGTGACAACAGACCTTCCGCCCCGGAACTACGAGCAGCAGACTATCCTCGAGGAGGCGGAGCGAGAATGGCACAAGTCGGTCCACAAGCGCGACCCTGTCGGCCCCAACGGCGACAACGAACGCGAATGGCTGGACAATGTTGTTTTGGATCCTCGGATTGCTTCCCGTATGCAGCGCTACACGCTCTGCCCTCACGAAGAGGCTCGTGCCCAGCGCATTGTTGAGGGCACAGAGTACATCCTTGGTGAGAAGAGGCCTGCCCCCGTTCCTTTCTGGAAGAACCTCTGGGTTCAGTATGGATAcggcgaggatgaggagacgCTCAAGCGGAAGCCGATCCTTGGAAACATTGATGAAGAGTAAAAGTCAAAGTTCTGCTGTGGATGACCGGACAATGTACTTTCTCCCAACTCTGTCATGGTTTTTGGATACCAACACTACTACCTGTATATTAGCACGGCTATAGATGCACTTTAATCGAGGTTCGAGTGCTCCCATCATCAAAATCTCACCATTCAGCGCTTAATAGAGGGCGGTCAATTGGCACGTGATAGACCAGGTGCATGTTTGTTGCGAAGAGCCTCACTTCATATCCATCACCCTTCTTAAACAAATTCCAGAACAGCGTGCCATTGGCAACTACGAAGCTATGTGGAAACAATCGTTCATCCGTTCTTTAGTTTCAGCGTCCGCATGCCAGGCTCGCTGGCTTTCGAGATGTCCATAGACGGGCCTTACACCTGACAATACCACggaaagggtttatcttagAAAAAGCCAGTTCGTTTACTTACCTTCCCTGATAAGCTGTTGCGATTTATGGATATTGATCAGTGCCTCTATCGAGGGTAGATGATCAGGATGAGCTTTTCAAATGTACTGGATCCAAATGGATGCTCAATAGGAGCATCACTTAAAGCAACGTTATGTCAAGTTCAAGCCGACAACCTCTGCCGTCAGGCTGCCTCGCTATTTGGCAATGACACAAATGCATGTGCATTGCAAAGCTGGAAGGGAATTTTTAGAAAACATATTCCCTCACAATGGACGACGGCAACGAGGTTGTCGCAAAGATTCTGTCTCCAATTGCAGGTCACCATCGCTGACGATAGCGTCTGAGGTGGCTACGACGAATTTCTGTATATCTACATACCCGTTCTACCACATACTGCGCTGCTTATACTTTAACTATAGTGCGGCCACAGACCTCGATTCGGGTTCCAGAAGCGTTGGCTTGAAATTCAAACCTAGTGAATCCAGTAGGCACGGAATATATcatcatggagaatatgcgAGGAATTGCAATGTCCACGAAATGGGCAGAAATGCAACTGGCGGACCGCTACAAAATCATCAAGCAAGTTTTTGAAATGGAGAAGGAACTTGTACGCTTCAAGTTTTCGGCCTATGGAAGTCTCTATATGCGTGATTGCGTGCCTCATGGATATCGCCATTGTCCACTTCCTCCAGACTTGGATCCTGCCGGGTTTTGCATTGGACCATCCTGCAGTGTATCTGTCTGGGGCGATGACTTCATTCACGTGCCCCAATCCGTGGCACATGCCGGCCCATGTGAGCTGTGTCATCCTTTGATTGAGATAAATATCTGACGACTCGAAGGGTCCTTCCTTCCTTGAGGAGTCTATCCGCCAGCGGGAATTAGACTAATTAGATTTCGACGCAATTGAGAAGCTGGAGTACAGAAGCAACTCAATCGGTTTGACGAGAAGCAGTCTGTTGACGAATATAGCAGCCTATTACATAAAGTGAAAAGAATGCTCCCTATACTATCTGTGATAGAAGTAGCCGACTCCGTCCTGTGGCATCAAGACATGCATCTGGGGCAGATTTTCGTCTCCCTAGACGACAAAACGACCATTCAAGGAATAATCGACTGCCAAACAAACTCGAGTTGCTCCTTTATTCATACAAGCTCAATTCCTGAGGTATCCGAGAGGTTACAAGGCTTCGACACCCCAAATTATCAGAAAATTACGACGAAATGGTCGCCgaggagaaagaagaagcTATATTGGAATACAGAGCGAGCTCCCAGCCCAAATACTACGAGATGTATTGCCTCTCAACAAACAAACCTGCTTATAATGCAATGTCATTAGACCGGAGACTATGGTATTGTTCACATCTTACATTCTTTCTTACGACAACCTCGTTCCAGTACGTGAATGCCTAGCACGCGTGGCGCAAGATTGGGATGACCTTGACCTTCCTGGCATATGTCCGTTCTCGTTTACCGAAGAAGaattgaagaaacacaatAAAGGGGCGGAAGAGTACGAAGTGATATCTAAGCCATGGGACATGGTGCAGACGGTGCTCTATACAAATTGAGATGGATGAGTCCGGAAAGGCCGATGGGGGGCAACAACTGAGTTAAATAATGAGGTATATGATAAGTTTGTCGAGTCTGTGGGCCGAGGAGAATCGCTAGATGAGGCGGCGAAGATGTATGAGAAGTATCCGTTTCCGCCCAAAATTATTGTTGAACTTCGGGACTAGAACTCTAGGTGGATGGATCTAGGATATTTGGACTTTTGCTGGGATGTATGATGTCTCTGGGTTGTCGGAACTCATGTTGTGGTCTCCCTGAGTAGGCTGACTATAATCTGAGAGGTTTCCAGGCTCACTCGGATATTCGCTACTGTATTTCTTTGCCAATTGTGACATCTATGTACAGTACTCAGAAGAGATGATAGTGAACAAAGCTCCCTTCTCCCGTCAGACTACGACTAGGTTTTCCAGCGCAGAGGTTTTACTTTTTAAAAGTAATGGTTGGCATTGTCATGAGTGATCAGTTGGAGCTATACAATTCTTGGGATGGTATAGGCAGTAGCAACAGTAGAACTTCGCTTTATCCGCATATACATGGAAGTATTCGCCTCAGATAACAATACAAAACTCCTTTTCTGTCTTCGTCTAAGTCGATGTCTTCGTTCAGGTCTTATCTCATGAAAAGATTTTCTCTTTTACATCCGTCTCTTCTATGATTCTTTTCCATGTCTCTGTATGAGCATCCAATGGTCGAAAGCGCATTCGCTCTCCCTAAAACCTTCCTGCCGAATAACCAACAGACCACCTGCCGCTTATCCAAGGAGTACCTAAGACACCTTATTCGAGGCCAAACACCGACGATTCAGGCCACTTCCCCTTAGCCTTCTCAGCATAAACCTGTTTCGTAGCCTGCTCGCTCCGCCACTCATTCAACAATTCACGACCAGCAAGAGCGGTTTCAATCGAGGCATCGCTCGAGTCCAACGTGGCAGCGAGATCCTTCTCGTTCTGTGCCTTGGTGTCAGGGTCGATCAGTTGCCGGCAGGCAAGGGCTGCCTGAATGTGTGAGACACTGTCCTTGTGCACCGAGAGGAAGTTGTTGTTCCACTCGTCAAGATTCTGGGACTTGGGGAGGATTTTCTCCAGTTCCGCGTTGACGGATTCGGAGACTTCTGAGGCAAGAGGTTCCTTAGGGCTGTCCAGGGCtttgcggaggcggagggtTTGGATGTGGACAGTTGGGTTAGAGGCGTCGAGAGTGTGTGCGGCAGTAAGGCACTTCTGCGCAAGGGCGAGTTTGTCTGTGGGAGATCAGTTAGCTGAAGTTTCATGAACGAATGCTGTGATTTAACTTACTCCTTCTGAGATAAACCTCGAATCCAAGGAGCTGGCCTTCAATGTTTTGTGGGCTGTGCTCCAGAATAGGAGTAAGGATCTTGGTTGCTTCATTAAGCGGATCGGAAGTCTGAACCAGCTTGGTTCCGAAAGGATCGGAGTCTTCCTTCTTAACTTCACCATCAAGGCCCTTGACGGCCGTCGCCGTCTTCCGCATCTCCCGTTTCTCGGCCTCGACCTTCTCCAGACGCTGCTGctccttctttgccttcttaATAGCCTTTCGCCTCTCGGAGTCTTCCCCTGTGTCATCTTCACGGCTGGTACCAGCGGGCATGGGCCCGTGGACCAAGTCAGGGTCCTCATGCAATTGAATGTAGGCTTTAATGCCAGCAAGAGCGGCCCGGGTGTAGAATGGGTGCTCACGCAGGCGATCCTCCCAACGAATCATATCAACGTAGGCTCGGATCATACCCTTGCGGAGAGAGAAGCCGTGGAAGTCGAACTGGTCTTCCTGCCAGACGTCGAAAATGTGGTAGACGGCATGAAGACGCTTGAGGGCAAGCCCGAGCTTCCTCTGTCGCAGATACGACTCACCATCCTCAGTCAAGTACCAGACGCACTGCATTTCGTGAAGATCACCCAATGCACCACCAACGGTCTCATTTCGGGTGAACTTGCTCATGTTGTCAAGAGCCTTGTCGTTCTCGTTGTTGCGAAGTTGATACTTGGCGGCCTTGGAGTTAATGTGACGGTCCTTCACGTCTAGGGTCCTggccttctccatctcctctgCAGCTTTTTGAACGTTGCCATAGTGCTTCCATATCCGTGCCTTAGTCATCTGATATTCGACGGCCTTGGGGTCGAGCTCAATGGCCTTTTCGACGCTCTCCATCGCTTTGGGCAGGTTACGGCTGAGGTAGTAGTTGTAGTGTTGAGCCAGGAAATAATAAGATGATGAAAGGAACTCGTCTCCGTTCTGCGCCTTTCCAGAAGTGTAGCCATCTACCAGCTCCTGCACAGTGTCGCGCTTGGCCGAATTTGTGTAAAGTGTCTTGATGTTCGCAAACAAGGATGGCACGCCCTTCTTCAGCATGCGTTGCAAGTAAGCATCGGCGGCCTGCTTGAAGTCCTCCCCTTCAAGAAAATCTAGCGGAATTCTGCGGGCGGC from Aspergillus chevalieri M1 DNA, chromosome 1, nearly complete sequence includes the following:
- a CDS encoding peptide alpha-N-acetyltransferase complex A subunit NAT1 (BUSCO:EOG09260J97;~COG:B;~EggNog:ENOG410PG4X;~InterPro:IPR011990,IPR019734,IPR021183,IPR013026;~PFAM:PF13181,PF12569;~go_function: GO:0005515 - protein binding [Evidence IEA]) → MAMISCFCGSSKITTPRHRRKSPPAHIQLPRTSQPGRSSQHHQTRCATAIMPQQLSSKDASLFRQVVRHYETKQHKKGIKAADQILRKNPNHGDTLAMKALIISNQGQQEEAFVLAKEALKNDMKSHVCWHVYGLLYRAEKNYEEAIKAYRFALRIEPESQPIQRDLALLQMQMRDFKGYINSRSAMLQARPSFRQNWTALAIAHHLAGDLEEAEKVLTTYEETLKTPPPIADMEHSEAVLYKNTILSEAGKVDKALEHLEKVGHRATDVLAVMEMKADYLLRLDRKEEAEAAYTDLLERNPENSIYYDALIRAKGISEDDHQALKAVYDSWSDKYPRGDAARRIPLDFLEGEDFKQAADAYLQRMLKKGVPSLFANIKTLYTNSAKRDTVQELVDGYTSGKAQNGDEFLSSSYYFLAQHYNYYLSRNLPKAMESVEKAIELDPKAVEYQMTKARIWKHYGNVQKAAEEMEKARTLDVKDRHINSKAAKYQLRNNENDKALDNMSKFTRNETVGGALGDLHEMQCVWYLTEDGESYLRQRKLGLALKRLHAVYHIFDVWQEDQFDFHGFSLRKGMIRAYVDMIRWEDRLREHPFYTRAALAGIKAYIQLHEDPDLVHGPMPAGTSREDDTGEDSERRKAIKKAKKEQQRLEKVEAEKREMRKTATAVKGLDGEVKKEDSDPFGTKLVQTSDPLNEATKILTPILEHSPQNIEGQLLGFEVYLRRNKLALAQKCLTAAHTLDASNPTVHIQTLRLRKALDSPKEPLASEVSESVNAELEKILPKSQNLDEWNNNFLSVHKDSVSHIQAALACRQLIDPDTKAQNEKDLAATLDSSDASIETALAGRELLNEWRSEQATKQVYAEKAKGKWPESSVFGLE
- the TIM54 gene encoding Tim22-complex subunit TIM54 (BUSCO:EOG09263XVS;~COG:U;~EggNog:ENOG410PGC5;~InterPro:IPR021056;~PFAM:PF11711;~TransMembrane:1 (o44-61i)), encoding MVDSSNSALAAGQAQSKPAPKAQNPAMRMLGMPNFRFKLPSRNWMIFLTVTGSFTAALLYDRRERKRSQQKWCDLVAHLSKETLPIEQTRRKLTIYLAAPPGDGLRIARDHFREYVKPILVAAALDYQVIEGRREGDIRAGTAENIRKLRRKAGEPSSVVEEQSTEQIIAAARQSMGVYEEPGPQGDIVIGRHTWKEYIRGLHEGWLGPLDPPQPPAPVEEVTNLQNNPETTPAESPEKEGEQAPESKEKEEEKEKAKKKPAGPAPAYIAPADYPSRALPPTLPESFDGSVPIAFPHLLGFLNTPIRLYRYLNRRHLAEDIGREVAGAVLASYTRPYHDDIMPSDSESVTTTPTSIPGHDVTTDLPPRNYEQQTILEEAEREWHKSVHKRDPVGPNGDNEREWLDNVVLDPRIASRMQRYTLCPHEEARAQRIVEGTEYILGEKRPAPVPFWKNLWVQYGYGEDEETLKRKPILGNIDEE